Proteins from one Pectinophora gossypiella chromosome 19, ilPecGoss1.1, whole genome shotgun sequence genomic window:
- the LOC126375681 gene encoding uncharacterized protein LOC126375681 isoform X4, which translates to MMIPSHSHSYKYPHHKRTTSSHGDLCTRRHTVSEAVALAAGTRRKPITREITDMESKRKSKKRRPKGKDKNETCNRKNTEKSIEMDTEEKRPQRTNKASMKMFEDNVSPRQSTPDPFSDDGEYGSDEEYDPASDDSDSSVVSDLEFCCRRTKPSLGSRSESEAGTDNDDDNETDSFSEASSNSSIFDSHRRHRLALKRSHSTTSNNGTNKPKTKQAKVEHADDSADTISLHSETLRNNLGDINVLEISSLLPDPTEIENMSICTRNQSPLASPPPPDPVEAERNDSPASPPPPDLVEAERNDSPASPPPPDSVEAERNDSPASPPPPDPVEAERNDSPGSPPPPDPVEAERNDSPGSPPPPDPVEAERNDSPGSPPPPDPVEAERNDSPASPPPPDPVEAERNDSPASPPPPDPVEAERNDSPASPSPPDLVEAEINDSPASPPPPNPVEAERNNSPRASLMPSRSEDAQRNNPTGIPE; encoded by the exons atgATGATTCCCAGTCACTCACACAGttacaagtacccacaccacaaaCGCACAACGTCATCACACGGTGACCTTTGTACGCGCCGCCATACTGTCAGTGAGGCTGTTGCGCTCGCAGCGGGAACACGACGCAAACCAATTACGCGCGAAATCACCGAC atgGAAAGTAAGaggaaatctaaaaaaagaCGACCCAAAGGAAAAGACAAAAATGAGACCTGCAATAGAAAAAATACGGAGAAATCTATTGAAATGGACAcg GAGGAGAAACGACCACAACGGACGAACAAGGCTTCAATGAAAATGTTTGAAGATAATGTCTCGCCACGGCAAAGTACACCAGACCCATTTAGCGACGATGGAGAGTATGGCTCCGATGAAGAATATGATCCTGCCTCTGACGATTCAGACAGCAGTGTTGTTAGTGATTTGGAATTTTGTTGCAGACGCACTAAACCATCGTTGGGGAGCAGGTCTGAGTCTGAAGCTGGTACAGATAATGACGATGATAACGAAACCGATTCGTTTTCGGAAGCTTCAAGTAATAGCAGTATTTTTGACTCTCATCGCCGCCACCGTTTAGCTCTTAAACGTTCCCATTCAACCACTTCAAACAATGGCACAAACAAACCTAAAACAAAACAGGCGAAAGTTGAACATGCTGATGACAGTGCAGACACAATTTCTTTGCATTCAGAAACTTTAAGGAACAACTTGGGTGATATAAATGTTTTAGAAATCTCATCTTTGCTTCCTGACCCGACAGAAATAGAAAATATGTCAATTTGTACGAGAAATCAGTCACCTCTGGCATCGCCGCCAccaccggatccggttgaagctgaaagaaatgactcac ctgcgtcgccgccgccaccggatctggttgaagctgaaagaaatgactcacctgctTCGCCTCCGCCACCGGAttcggttgaagctgaaagaaatgactcac ctgcgtcgccgccgccaccggatccggttgaagctgaaagaaatgactcacctggttcgccgccgccaccggatccggttgaagctgaaagaaatgactcacctggttcgccgccgccaccggatccggttgaagctgaaagaaatgactcacctgggtcgccgccgccaccggatccggttgaagctgaaagaaatgactcacctgcgtcgccgccgccaccggatccggttgaagctgaaagaaatgactcac ctgcgtcgccgccgccaccggatccggttgaagctgaaagaaatgactcacctgcgtcgccgTCGCCACCGGATCTGGTTGAAGCTGAAATaaatgactcacctgcgtcgccgccgccaccgaatccggttgaagctgaaagaaataacTCGCCCCGTGCGTCACTAATGCCATCAAGATCTGAAGATGCCCAAAGAAATAATCCGACCGGAATCCCGGAATAG
- the LOC126375681 gene encoding uncharacterized protein LOC126375681 isoform X3 codes for MMIPSHSHSYKYPHHKRTTSSHGDLCTRRHTVSEAVALAAGTRRKPITREITDMESKRKSKKRRPKGKDKNETCNRKNTEKSIEMDTEEKRPQRTNKASMKMFEDNVSPRQSTPDPFSDDGEYGSDEEYDPASDDSDSSVVSDLEFCCRRTKPSLGSRSESEAGTDNDDDNETDSFSEASSNSSIFDSHRRHRLALKRSHSTTSNNGTNKPKTKQAKVEHADDSADTISLHSETLRNNLGDINVLEISSLLPDPTEIENMSICTRNQSPLASPPPPDPVEAERNDSPASPPPPDPVEADRNDSPASPPPPDLVEAERNDSPASPPPPDPVEAERNDSPGSPPPPDPVEAERNDSPGSPPPPDPVEAERNDSPGSPPPPDPVEAERNDSPASPPPPDPVEAERNDSPASPPPPDPVEAERNDSPASPSPPDLVEAEINDSPASPPPPNPVEAERNNSPRASLMPSRSEDAQRNNPTGIPE; via the exons atgATGATTCCCAGTCACTCACACAGttacaagtacccacaccacaaaCGCACAACGTCATCACACGGTGACCTTTGTACGCGCCGCCATACTGTCAGTGAGGCTGTTGCGCTCGCAGCGGGAACACGACGCAAACCAATTACGCGCGAAATCACCGAC atgGAAAGTAAGaggaaatctaaaaaaagaCGACCCAAAGGAAAAGACAAAAATGAGACCTGCAATAGAAAAAATACGGAGAAATCTATTGAAATGGACAcg GAGGAGAAACGACCACAACGGACGAACAAGGCTTCAATGAAAATGTTTGAAGATAATGTCTCGCCACGGCAAAGTACACCAGACCCATTTAGCGACGATGGAGAGTATGGCTCCGATGAAGAATATGATCCTGCCTCTGACGATTCAGACAGCAGTGTTGTTAGTGATTTGGAATTTTGTTGCAGACGCACTAAACCATCGTTGGGGAGCAGGTCTGAGTCTGAAGCTGGTACAGATAATGACGATGATAACGAAACCGATTCGTTTTCGGAAGCTTCAAGTAATAGCAGTATTTTTGACTCTCATCGCCGCCACCGTTTAGCTCTTAAACGTTCCCATTCAACCACTTCAAACAATGGCACAAACAAACCTAAAACAAAACAGGCGAAAGTTGAACATGCTGATGACAGTGCAGACACAATTTCTTTGCATTCAGAAACTTTAAGGAACAACTTGGGTGATATAAATGTTTTAGAAATCTCATCTTTGCTTCCTGACCCGACAGAAATAGAAAATATGTCAATTTGTACGAGAAATCAGTCACCTCTGGCATCGCCGCCAccaccggatccggttgaagctgaaagaaatgactcacctgcgtcgccgccgccaccggatccggttgaagctgacagaaatgactcacctgcgtcgccgccgccaccggatctggttgaagctgaaagaaatgactcac ctgcgtcgccgccgccaccggatccggttgaagctgaaagaaatgactcacctggttcgccgccgccaccggatccggttgaagctgaaagaaatgactcacctggttcgccgccgccaccggatccggttgaagctgaaagaaatgactcacctgggtcgccgccgccaccggatccggttgaagctgaaagaaatgactcacctgcgtcgccgccgccaccggatccggttgaagctgaaagaaatgactcac ctgcgtcgccgccgccaccggatccggttgaagctgaaagaaatgactcacctgcgtcgccgTCGCCACCGGATCTGGTTGAAGCTGAAATaaatgactcacctgcgtcgccgccgccaccgaatccggttgaagctgaaagaaataacTCGCCCCGTGCGTCACTAATGCCATCAAGATCTGAAGATGCCCAAAGAAATAATCCGACCGGAATCCCGGAATAG
- the LOC126375681 gene encoding uncharacterized protein LOC126375681 isoform X5 translates to MMIPSHSHSYKYPHHKRTTSSHGDLCTRRHTVSEAVALAAGTRRKPITREITDMESKRKSKKRRPKGKDKNETCNRKNTEKSIEMDTEEKRPQRTNKASMKMFEDNVSPRQSTPDPFSDDGEYGSDEEYDPASDDSDSSVVSDLEFCCRRTKPSLGSRSESEAGTDNDDDNETDSFSEASSNSSIFDSHRRHRLALKRSHSTTSNNGTNKPKTKQAKVEHADDSADTISLHSETLRNNLGDINVLEISSLLPDPTEIENMSICTRNQSPLASPPPPDPVEAERNDSPASPPPPDPVEADRNDSPASPPPPDLVEAERNDSPASPPPPDSVEAERNDSPASPPPPDPVEAERNDSPGSPPPPDPVEAERNDSPGSPPPPDPVEAERNDSPGSPPPPDPVEAERNDSPASPPPPDPVEAERNDSPASPPPPNPVEAERNNSPRASLMPSRSEDAQRNNPTGIPE, encoded by the exons atgATGATTCCCAGTCACTCACACAGttacaagtacccacaccacaaaCGCACAACGTCATCACACGGTGACCTTTGTACGCGCCGCCATACTGTCAGTGAGGCTGTTGCGCTCGCAGCGGGAACACGACGCAAACCAATTACGCGCGAAATCACCGAC atgGAAAGTAAGaggaaatctaaaaaaagaCGACCCAAAGGAAAAGACAAAAATGAGACCTGCAATAGAAAAAATACGGAGAAATCTATTGAAATGGACAcg GAGGAGAAACGACCACAACGGACGAACAAGGCTTCAATGAAAATGTTTGAAGATAATGTCTCGCCACGGCAAAGTACACCAGACCCATTTAGCGACGATGGAGAGTATGGCTCCGATGAAGAATATGATCCTGCCTCTGACGATTCAGACAGCAGTGTTGTTAGTGATTTGGAATTTTGTTGCAGACGCACTAAACCATCGTTGGGGAGCAGGTCTGAGTCTGAAGCTGGTACAGATAATGACGATGATAACGAAACCGATTCGTTTTCGGAAGCTTCAAGTAATAGCAGTATTTTTGACTCTCATCGCCGCCACCGTTTAGCTCTTAAACGTTCCCATTCAACCACTTCAAACAATGGCACAAACAAACCTAAAACAAAACAGGCGAAAGTTGAACATGCTGATGACAGTGCAGACACAATTTCTTTGCATTCAGAAACTTTAAGGAACAACTTGGGTGATATAAATGTTTTAGAAATCTCATCTTTGCTTCCTGACCCGACAGAAATAGAAAATATGTCAATTTGTACGAGAAATCAGTCACCTCTGGCATCGCCGCCAccaccggatccggttgaagctgaaagaaatgactcacctgcgtcgccgccgccaccggatccggttgaagctgacagaaatgactcacctgcgtcgccgccgccaccggatctggttgaagctgaaagaaatgactcacctgctTCGCCTCCGCCACCGGAttcggttgaagctgaaagaaatgactcac ctgcgtcgccgccgccaccggatccggttgaagctgaaagaaatgactcacctggttcgccgccgccaccggatccggttgaagctgaaagaaatgactcacctggttcgccgccgccaccggatccggttgaagctgaaagaaatgactcacctgggtcgccgccgccaccggatccggttgaagctgaaagaaatgactcacctgcgtcgccgccgccaccggatccggttgaagctgaaagaaatgactcac ctgcgtcgccgccgccaccgaatccggttgaagctgaaagaaataacTCGCCCCGTGCGTCACTAATGCCATCAAGATCTGAAGATGCCCAAAGAAATAATCCGACCGGAATCCCGGAATAG
- the LOC126375681 gene encoding uncharacterized protein LOC126375681 isoform X2 yields MMIPSHSHSYKYPHHKRTTSSHGDLCTRRHTVSEAVALAAGTRRKPITREITDMESKRKSKKRRPKGKDKNETCNRKNTEKSIEMDTEEKRPQRTNKASMKMFEDNVSPRQSTPDPFSDDGEYGSDEEYDPASDDSDSSVVSDLEFCCRRTKPSLGSRSESEAGTDNDDDNETDSFSEASSNSSIFDSHRRHRLALKRSHSTTSNNGTNKPKTKQAKVEHADDSADTISLHSETLRNNLGDINVLEISSLLPDPTEIENMSICTRNQSPLASPPPPDPVEAERNDSPASPPPPDPVEADRNDSPASPPPPDLVEAERNDSPASPPPPDSVEAERNDSPASPPPPDPVEAERNDSPGSPPPPDPVEAERNDSPGSPPPPDPVEAERNDSPGSPPPPDPVEAERNDSPASPPPPDPVEAERNDSPASPPPPDPVEAERNDSPASPPPPNPVEAERNNSPRASLMPSRSEDAQRNNPTGIPE; encoded by the exons atgATGATTCCCAGTCACTCACACAGttacaagtacccacaccacaaaCGCACAACGTCATCACACGGTGACCTTTGTACGCGCCGCCATACTGTCAGTGAGGCTGTTGCGCTCGCAGCGGGAACACGACGCAAACCAATTACGCGCGAAATCACCGAC atgGAAAGTAAGaggaaatctaaaaaaagaCGACCCAAAGGAAAAGACAAAAATGAGACCTGCAATAGAAAAAATACGGAGAAATCTATTGAAATGGACAcg GAGGAGAAACGACCACAACGGACGAACAAGGCTTCAATGAAAATGTTTGAAGATAATGTCTCGCCACGGCAAAGTACACCAGACCCATTTAGCGACGATGGAGAGTATGGCTCCGATGAAGAATATGATCCTGCCTCTGACGATTCAGACAGCAGTGTTGTTAGTGATTTGGAATTTTGTTGCAGACGCACTAAACCATCGTTGGGGAGCAGGTCTGAGTCTGAAGCTGGTACAGATAATGACGATGATAACGAAACCGATTCGTTTTCGGAAGCTTCAAGTAATAGCAGTATTTTTGACTCTCATCGCCGCCACCGTTTAGCTCTTAAACGTTCCCATTCAACCACTTCAAACAATGGCACAAACAAACCTAAAACAAAACAGGCGAAAGTTGAACATGCTGATGACAGTGCAGACACAATTTCTTTGCATTCAGAAACTTTAAGGAACAACTTGGGTGATATAAATGTTTTAGAAATCTCATCTTTGCTTCCTGACCCGACAGAAATAGAAAATATGTCAATTTGTACGAGAAATCAGTCACCTCTGGCATCGCCGCCAccaccggatccggttgaagctgaaagaaatgactcacctgcgtcgccgccgccaccggatccggttgaagctgacagaaatgactcacctgcgtcgccgccgccaccggatctggttgaagctgaaagaaatgactcacctgctTCGCCTCCGCCACCGGAttcggttgaagctgaaagaaatgactcac ctgcgtcgccgccgccaccggatccggttgaagctgaaagaaatgactcacctggttcgccgccgccaccggatccggttgaagctgaaagaaatgactcacctggttcgccgccgccaccggatccggttgaagctgaaagaaatgactcacctgggtcgccgccgccaccggatccggttgaagctgaaagaaatgactcacctgcgtcgccgccgccaccggatccggttgaagctgaaagaaatgactcac ctgcgtcgccgccgccaccggatccggttgaagctgaaagaaatgactcac ctgcgtcgccgccgccaccgaatccggttgaagctgaaagaaataacTCGCCCCGTGCGTCACTAATGCCATCAAGATCTGAAGATGCCCAAAGAAATAATCCGACCGGAATCCCGGAATAG
- the LOC126375681 gene encoding uncharacterized protein LOC126375681 isoform X1, whose translation MMIPSHSHSYKYPHHKRTTSSHGDLCTRRHTVSEAVALAAGTRRKPITREITDMESKRKSKKRRPKGKDKNETCNRKNTEKSIEMDTEEKRPQRTNKASMKMFEDNVSPRQSTPDPFSDDGEYGSDEEYDPASDDSDSSVVSDLEFCCRRTKPSLGSRSESEAGTDNDDDNETDSFSEASSNSSIFDSHRRHRLALKRSHSTTSNNGTNKPKTKQAKVEHADDSADTISLHSETLRNNLGDINVLEISSLLPDPTEIENMSICTRNQSPLASPPPPDPVEAERNDSPASPPPPDPVEADRNDSPASPPPPDLVEAERNDSPASPPPPDSVEAERNDSPASPPPPDPVEAERNDSPGSPPPPDPVEAERNDSPGSPPPPDPVEAERNDSPGSPPPPDPVEAERNDSPASPPPPDPVEAERNDSPASPPPPDPVEAERNDSPASPSPPDLVEAEINDSPASPPPPNPVEAERNNSPRASLMPSRSEDAQRNNPTGIPE comes from the exons atgATGATTCCCAGTCACTCACACAGttacaagtacccacaccacaaaCGCACAACGTCATCACACGGTGACCTTTGTACGCGCCGCCATACTGTCAGTGAGGCTGTTGCGCTCGCAGCGGGAACACGACGCAAACCAATTACGCGCGAAATCACCGAC atgGAAAGTAAGaggaaatctaaaaaaagaCGACCCAAAGGAAAAGACAAAAATGAGACCTGCAATAGAAAAAATACGGAGAAATCTATTGAAATGGACAcg GAGGAGAAACGACCACAACGGACGAACAAGGCTTCAATGAAAATGTTTGAAGATAATGTCTCGCCACGGCAAAGTACACCAGACCCATTTAGCGACGATGGAGAGTATGGCTCCGATGAAGAATATGATCCTGCCTCTGACGATTCAGACAGCAGTGTTGTTAGTGATTTGGAATTTTGTTGCAGACGCACTAAACCATCGTTGGGGAGCAGGTCTGAGTCTGAAGCTGGTACAGATAATGACGATGATAACGAAACCGATTCGTTTTCGGAAGCTTCAAGTAATAGCAGTATTTTTGACTCTCATCGCCGCCACCGTTTAGCTCTTAAACGTTCCCATTCAACCACTTCAAACAATGGCACAAACAAACCTAAAACAAAACAGGCGAAAGTTGAACATGCTGATGACAGTGCAGACACAATTTCTTTGCATTCAGAAACTTTAAGGAACAACTTGGGTGATATAAATGTTTTAGAAATCTCATCTTTGCTTCCTGACCCGACAGAAATAGAAAATATGTCAATTTGTACGAGAAATCAGTCACCTCTGGCATCGCCGCCAccaccggatccggttgaagctgaaagaaatgactcacctgcgtcgccgccgccaccggatccggttgaagctgacagaaatgactcacctgcgtcgccgccgccaccggatctggttgaagctgaaagaaatgactcacctgctTCGCCTCCGCCACCGGAttcggttgaagctgaaagaaatgactcac ctgcgtcgccgccgccaccggatccggttgaagctgaaagaaatgactcacctggttcgccgccgccaccggatccggttgaagctgaaagaaatgactcacctggttcgccgccgccaccggatccggttgaagctgaaagaaatgactcacctgggtcgccgccgccaccggatccggttgaagctgaaagaaatgactcacctgcgtcgccgccgccaccggatccggttgaagctgaaagaaatgactcac ctgcgtcgccgccgccaccggatccggttgaagctgaaagaaatgactcacctgcgtcgccgTCGCCACCGGATCTGGTTGAAGCTGAAATaaatgactcacctgcgtcgccgccgccaccgaatccggttgaagctgaaagaaataacTCGCCCCGTGCGTCACTAATGCCATCAAGATCTGAAGATGCCCAAAGAAATAATCCGACCGGAATCCCGGAATAG
- the LOC126375681 gene encoding uncharacterized protein LOC126375681 isoform X6 — MMIPSHSHSYKYPHHKRTTSSHGDLCTRRHTVSEAVALAAGTRRKPITREITDMESKRKSKKRRPKGKDKNETCNRKNTEKSIEMDTEEKRPQRTNKASMKMFEDNVSPRQSTPDPFSDDGEYGSDEEYDPASDDSDSSVVSDLEFCCRRTKPSLGSRSESEAGTDNDDDNETDSFSEASSNSSIFDSHRRHRLALKRSHSTTSNNGTNKPKTKQAKVEHADDSADTISLHSETLRNNLGDINVLEISSLLPDPTEIENMSICTRNQSPLASPPPPDPVEAERNDSPASPPPPDPVEADRNDSPASPPPPDLVEAERNDSPASPPPPDSVEAERNDSPGSPPPPDPVEAERNDSPGSPPPPDPVEAERNDSPASPPPPDPVEAERNDSPASPPPPDPVEAERNDSPASPSPPDLVEAEINDSPASPPPPNPVEAERNNSPRASLMPSRSEDAQRNNPTGIPE; from the exons atgATGATTCCCAGTCACTCACACAGttacaagtacccacaccacaaaCGCACAACGTCATCACACGGTGACCTTTGTACGCGCCGCCATACTGTCAGTGAGGCTGTTGCGCTCGCAGCGGGAACACGACGCAAACCAATTACGCGCGAAATCACCGAC atgGAAAGTAAGaggaaatctaaaaaaagaCGACCCAAAGGAAAAGACAAAAATGAGACCTGCAATAGAAAAAATACGGAGAAATCTATTGAAATGGACAcg GAGGAGAAACGACCACAACGGACGAACAAGGCTTCAATGAAAATGTTTGAAGATAATGTCTCGCCACGGCAAAGTACACCAGACCCATTTAGCGACGATGGAGAGTATGGCTCCGATGAAGAATATGATCCTGCCTCTGACGATTCAGACAGCAGTGTTGTTAGTGATTTGGAATTTTGTTGCAGACGCACTAAACCATCGTTGGGGAGCAGGTCTGAGTCTGAAGCTGGTACAGATAATGACGATGATAACGAAACCGATTCGTTTTCGGAAGCTTCAAGTAATAGCAGTATTTTTGACTCTCATCGCCGCCACCGTTTAGCTCTTAAACGTTCCCATTCAACCACTTCAAACAATGGCACAAACAAACCTAAAACAAAACAGGCGAAAGTTGAACATGCTGATGACAGTGCAGACACAATTTCTTTGCATTCAGAAACTTTAAGGAACAACTTGGGTGATATAAATGTTTTAGAAATCTCATCTTTGCTTCCTGACCCGACAGAAATAGAAAATATGTCAATTTGTACGAGAAATCAGTCACCTCTGGCATCGCCGCCAccaccggatccggttgaagctgaaagaaatgactcacctgcgtcgccgccgccaccggatccggttgaagctgacagaaatgactcacctgcgtcgccgccgccaccggatctggttgaagctgaaagaaatgactcacctgctTCGCCTCCGCCACCGGAttcggttgaagctgaaagaaatgactcac ctggttcgccgccgccaccggatccggttgaagctgaaagaaatgactcacctgggtcgccgccgccaccggatccggttgaagctgaaagaaatgactcacctgcgtcgccgccgccaccggatccggttgaagctgaaagaaatgactcac ctgcgtcgccgccgccaccggatccggttgaagctgaaagaaatgactcacctgcgtcgccgTCGCCACCGGATCTGGTTGAAGCTGAAATaaatgactcacctgcgtcgccgccgccaccgaatccggttgaagctgaaagaaataacTCGCCCCGTGCGTCACTAATGCCATCAAGATCTGAAGATGCCCAAAGAAATAATCCGACCGGAATCCCGGAATAG
- the LOC126375681 gene encoding uncharacterized protein LOC126375681 isoform X12 produces MKMFEDNVSPRQSTPDPFSDDGEYGSDEEYDPASDDSDSSVVSDLEFCCRRTKPSLGSRSESEAGTDNDDDNETDSFSEASSNSSIFDSHRRHRLALKRSHSTTSNNGTNKPKTKQAKVEHADDSADTISLHSETLRNNLGDINVLEISSLLPDPTEIENMSICTRNQSPLASPPPPDPVEAERNDSPASPPPPDPVEADRNDSPASPPPPDLVEAERNDSPASPPPPDSVEAERNDSPASPPPPDPVEAERNDSPGSPPPPDPVEAERNDSPGSPPPPDPVEAERNDSPGSPPPPDPVEAERNDSPASPPPPDPVEAERNDSPASPPPPDPVEAERNDSPASPSPPDLVEAEINDSPASPPPPNPVEAERNNSPRASLMPSRSEDAQRNNPTGIPE; encoded by the exons ATGAAAATGTTTGAAGATAATGTCTCGCCACGGCAAAGTACACCAGACCCATTTAGCGACGATGGAGAGTATGGCTCCGATGAAGAATATGATCCTGCCTCTGACGATTCAGACAGCAGTGTTGTTAGTGATTTGGAATTTTGTTGCAGACGCACTAAACCATCGTTGGGGAGCAGGTCTGAGTCTGAAGCTGGTACAGATAATGACGATGATAACGAAACCGATTCGTTTTCGGAAGCTTCAAGTAATAGCAGTATTTTTGACTCTCATCGCCGCCACCGTTTAGCTCTTAAACGTTCCCATTCAACCACTTCAAACAATGGCACAAACAAACCTAAAACAAAACAGGCGAAAGTTGAACATGCTGATGACAGTGCAGACACAATTTCTTTGCATTCAGAAACTTTAAGGAACAACTTGGGTGATATAAATGTTTTAGAAATCTCATCTTTGCTTCCTGACCCGACAGAAATAGAAAATATGTCAATTTGTACGAGAAATCAGTCACCTCTGGCATCGCCGCCAccaccggatccggttgaagctgaaagaaatgactcacctgcgtcgccgccgccaccggatccggttgaagctgacagaaatgactcacctgcgtcgccgccgccaccggatctggttgaagctgaaagaaatgactcacctgctTCGCCTCCGCCACCGGAttcggttgaagctgaaagaaatgactcac ctgcgtcgccgccgccaccggatccggttgaagctgaaagaaatgactcacctggttcgccgccgccaccggatccggttgaagctgaaagaaatgactcacctggttcgccgccgccaccggatccggttgaagctgaaagaaatgactcacctgggtcgccgccgccaccggatccggttgaagctgaaagaaatgactcacctgcgtcgccgccgccaccggatccggttgaagctgaaagaaatgactcac ctgcgtcgccgccgccaccggatccggttgaagctgaaagaaatgactcacctgcgtcgccgTCGCCACCGGATCTGGTTGAAGCTGAAATaaatgactcacctgcgtcgccgccgccaccgaatccggttgaagctgaaagaaataacTCGCCCCGTGCGTCACTAATGCCATCAAGATCTGAAGATGCCCAAAGAAATAATCCGACCGGAATCCCGGAATAG